Within Desulfolithobacter dissulfuricans, the genomic segment ATGCTCGAGGCTTCGGACCTGTTGCCGGCTGCCGGCAAACAACTTGGTGGTTCGGCCATACCGGTGGAGGTTATCATCGGTTTTCTGCCCTTTCTGGCCGGACTGGTCACCGGTATTGCCATCGGCTTCGGGGGTCCGGCCTTTCCCCTGGTGGTGGGGCTGGCAGGCGGTGACCCCGCGATCAGCCAGGGGGCGGCCCTGGTGCTGGCCTTTGCCATGGGCTATGCCGGCATGATGCTCTCCCCGGTCCATCTCTGTTACCTGTTGACCAGGCGATATTTTGTCACCGGGGTGCTGGCCACCTACAGGTACCTGCTGCCCTGTGTCCTGTCGGTAATGCTTTGGGGAATTGCGGTTCATGCGGGACTTCGGGTGATGTCATGGTAGAATCTGTTTTTGAGAGACTACCCCTGGGCCAGATGTTCATGGTTGGCTTTGACGGCTGCCGGCTCGAGGAAGACCACCCATTGCGGGAGGTCATTGAAAGGCAGCGGGTGGGCGGAGTGATCCTCTTTGACCGCAATGTGGACGGGCGGCGGCAGAATATCCGTTCGCCCGCCCAGCTCAAGGGTTTGACAGCCTCGCTTCACGATCTTTCCCCGGCCCCCCTGCTCGTTGCCGTGGATCAGGAGGGTGGCCGGGTCTGCCGTCTGAAGGAAAGGGACGGTTTCCTGCCCTCATGCACTGCGGCCGAGCTTGGCCGACACGAGGCCGATCCCCATGGTCCGGTCCTGGCCATGGCCAGGGAGTTGCGGGAGATGGGGATCAATCTTAACCTGGCGCCGGTGGTTGATCTGGATATCTATCCGGAAAATCCCATTATCGGTCGCCATGGACGCAGTTTTGGCGCTGATCCGGACCTGGTGGTTGCCCAGGCCCGGGCCTTCATCCAGGCGCACCACCGGGCCGGGATAGCCTGTGCCCTCAAGCATTTTCCCGGTCACGGCAGTTCCCGGGGCGACACCCATCTTGGGTTTGTCGATGTGACCGACACCTGGCAGGAAAAGGAGCTTGAGCCCTTTGCCCGCCTGATCGATCATGGGCTGGCCGACTGCGTCATGACCGCCCATGTGGTCAACCGGCAACTTGATCCCGACGGGTTGCCGGCCACCCTGTCGCCGCCGGTCCTTACCGGCCTGCTCCGGCAGCGGCTGGGCTTTGACGGGGTCATCATCTCCGATGATCTGCAGATGGGGGCCATCAGCGGGCAGTGGAGTTATCGGGAGGCGGTGCAGCGGGCCGTGCTGGCCGGGGTGGATCTGCTCATTGTCGGCAACAATCTCATCCGTCAGCCGGACGCGGTGGCGGAGGGGATCCTGGCGATAGAGGAACTGTTTGACCGGGGCAGGCTGGACGTTGCCCGCATCAGCCGCTCCCTCGAGCGGATTGAAAAGTTAAAAAAGAACATACAGGAGAGAGTCCATGGAGGCAAAACAGGAAACCCATAACCTGGTGGTGGGGTACATACTCTGGGCCTTTGGCTTTTTAGGGGCCCATCGTTTTTACTTCGGCCGGCCCATTTCCGGGACCATCTATTTCTTCACTCTGGGCCTGTTTCTCATCGGCTGGCTGGTGGATCTTTTTCTCATTCCTAAAATGGAACGGGAGGCGGAGATCCGCTACATTCCAGGGCCGATCGATTACAATGTTGCCTGGCTGCTCCTGGTGTTTCTCGGTTTTTTCGGGATCCACCGCATGTACATGGGTAAATGGCTGACCGGCATTCTCTATCTGCTGACCGCCGGCCTGTTCGGCATCGGCTATATCTATGACATGTGGACCTTGAACGATCAGATCACCCTGATAAACGGCCGGGCAGGGGGAGGAAGTTGAGTCAGGACTTCGGGCAGAGGTGGATCTGGTCGCCGCCAAGTTCCTTGGCCAGGTTCAGGCACTGTTCGGCAGCGCGCAGCAGGCTTGCCGGATCAGGGTGGTGCTCCTGCTGGCGGGGATCGAAACCGGTGACACCAATGGTGGCCCTGAGCCGGAAGGATGGTTCGCCCTCCGGAAGTTCGAATCCGTCGAACAGGTTGCGCAACCGGTCGGCGACGACCCGTGCACCCTGGATCGGTGTCTCGGGGAGTACGATCAGGAAACAGTCCCCGTCCCAGCGGCATATCCAGTCGAGCTCCTGTCTGGTCACCTCCCGGGCCGCCTGGGCAAAGCCGGTCAGGACCCTGTCCCCGGCGCGGTGACCATACTGTTCGTTGATCTGCTGGAGATGGTCGATATCGCAGAGCAACAGACCGATATGATGGTTGTATCGCCTGGCCCGGGCCAGCTCTGAGTCAAGCTTTGTTTCGGCCACGGTATGGATATAACAGCCGGTCAGGGCGTCGACACCGGTCAGCTCTCGAATTCGCTGCCGCATCTTTTGTTCCCTGTCGAGAAGCCTGGCCTGGGCCATGGCCCGTTCAAGGACCAGCTCCAGCATGTCGGGCTGGCAGGGCAGGGGCAGCAGGGAGAAGATATCCCAGCGGTTGACCGCTTCGATTCCCCGGGCAAGTTCGTCCTTTGTCACCAGGACGATGAAAACCGGTCGGCACAGGTTGCGGGCCTGGCGGAAAAACTCTTTTGCCTCCATGTCCGCCAGCTCCAGGTCGGCCAGGATCAGGTCGAACGGTTGCGGCAGTTCGAGCAGGGAAAGGCCATCCCTGCCGGTGCGGGTGAGGGTGACATCGCACTCCCCGAGATGGGCCTGGAGCTCTTTCTGGTGGCGGCTGACGATGAGAATGCGCGGTTTCATGGCTCTTTTCCGGGCTGGCCCCGCAAGGGGCAGATTTTTTTCTGGCAGATACCGTAGTATAGCATTTGCCATCATAAAAGAGTAAGGGAATCGTCCCGGCCGACTTTTGGTCCGGGCGGGAGCGATCGCGCTGCGATGTGGCGGCTGGCTGGACCGTACCGGATTTTCCGGTTGTCATCGCGTAATGCCTGCGTTATAAGCCGGTCATGGAAAAGATACCCATGCAGAACAATTCCTGCAAACCAAAGATCGATTATCCCTGTGTCTGGCAGTATACGGTCATCGGCATGGACCGGCAAGCGGTCCGGGCCGCTGTTCTTGAGCATGTGGGCGATGTGGAGATTTCCCTGAGCGACTCCATGGTCAGCAGTGGCGGTCGCTATATCAGCATGAAGCTGGAATTGACCGTGTACAGTGATTACCAGCGGCTGCGCCTCTACGAGGTGCTGGCCGGTCATCCCGATATCAAGGTGGTGCTGTGAGCGAGTTGAGTGAGGGTGTTCGGGAAGGGGACGGCGAGCGCATCGATAACCGGATGATACCGGTCATGCGCGAGGCCATTGCCACCGTGCAGATGATGCTCTTTGCCGAGCTGAAGGACGACGTGATGGCCCGCTACCAGGACTGGCCCGAGCAGGACCGCAAACGCCTGGTCGGGGCCATTGTCAACGATGTGTTCGGCACCCCGGCGGTGGACGGCGAGGCCTGGCAGTTTGCCCGCCGCCATCTGCTGGTGCTGGAAGAGGAGTTGAAAAAGGTGGCCGGCCGCATTCCCGACCTGCTCGATATCCTTACCGATGCCCTGCGGATGCAGACCATCTGCGATAACCAGGAAGGGATTCACTCCATTGCCACCCTGCTCCGGGCCCGGGAAGTGGGCATCCTCCAGCAGGACCGTCCCCTGCCCATGCCCTCCACCTTCATGATCAATGTCCGCAACCGGGCGGTCAGGTACGGTCTGGTGGCGCCGATGCAGGCCTCTGCTCCCCCTGCCGAAGATCCACCAGCGTAGCGCCCCAGGAACCGCCATCCTCACCGGCCAGGCGGAAGCCGGCGACCTGTTCGTGATGTTCAAGAACACTGTGGACAATGCGCCGCAGAACCCCCTTGCCCTTGCCGTGGATGATCCGGACCTGGTAGATGTCCCGTCGCCGGCACTCTTCCAGGTATTCGCACACCACCTCTTTGACATCCTCGGGCCGAAAGGCGTGCAGGTCCAGGGTCCCGTCAATGACCAGGGGAACCGGAGTGGTTTCATCGTCCCGCTTCAGATCCTGTTCCTGTCGTCTGTCTTCGACACACCGTCTGTCTGCGACACACCGTCTGTCTTCGACACACTGCTCAAGCAGTTGGAGGGCGATCTCCGCCGCCCGTTCCGAGGCCCCGGGGCTGCCAAGCCTGTCCCGCACTTCGGTCAGGCCGGCAAGCATGGTTCGGCGGCGGGGGGTGTCTTCCAGCAGCGGCTTGATTTCCCGGGCAATGTTTTCCGGGGTGACCTGGTCCTGGAGCAGCTCCGGGATGATCTCGCGGCCGCCGATGAGGTTGACCAGGGAAAAATGGTCCAGCTTGATGAGCAGCCGGCCCAGCTGATAGGTGCGCGGTGAAAGGCGGTAGCAGGTTACCGTGGGCACCCCGAGGATGGCCAGTTCCAGGGTTACCGTACCCGAGGCGGCGATGGCGGCGTCACAGGCGGCCATCAGGTCATACCGGTTCTCCTCGATGATCCGGATGTCCAGCTCTCCCTGGTAGCGGGACACTCCGCACTCTTCAAGCAGTTGCCTGCTGATGGTCGGGGCCCTGGGCAGGAGAAAGGTGATGTTCCGGTGGTCAAGCATCCGGGCGGCAGCGAGAAAATCCGGCAGCAGGGAATCGATTTCCCTGTAGCGGCTGCCCGGCAGCAGGCCGACAATCTTCCGCGACTCCTCGATGCCCTGATCGGCCAGGAAACCGCTCCGCTCCATGGATGGGTGCACATTGTCCACCAGCGGATGGCCGACAAAGTCCACCTCAACCCCGCGCCTGGCATAAAATTCCTTTTCAAAGGGGAGAATGACCCCGATCCGGTCGGCAAGTCGGCCTATTTTCCTGACCCGGCCACTGCGCCAGGCCCACACCTGGGGGCTGATGTAATAAAAGATGGGAATGCCGAGCTTTCTGGCCCTGGCGGCCAGCATGAGGTTGAAGTCAGGAAAGTCAATCAGTATGAGGAGCGCCGGGTGCCTGGTTTCCATGGCCCGGATCAGGGTCCGGCGCGCCCGCAGGATATCGCCCAGGTGGCTCATAATTTCGGTGAGCCCGACCACGGAGATCCTGGCGGCGTCGTAGAGCATCTCCACCCCGGCCCGTTCCAGGGCCTCGCCGCCCATGCCGCAAAAGGACAGTTCGGGCCTGCGCTGCCTCATGGCTTCGACCAGTCGGGCGCCGTGCATGTCGCCCGAGGCCTCGCCGGTGACGATCATGACCGGCCTGGAGGTATCTGCTGTCGAGCACCCGGCCAAGGAAATCAGCTCTCCAGGCCGGAAAAATCCGTTTCGCCGCCCAGCATCTCCTCGACCCTGGCCCGGTTTTCATTGACCTGGGCCACCACCTGCAGGGCCACGGCCAGAGCCCGCCGACCCTCATGGCCGGAAACCCGGGGCCGGGAGCGATCCCGGACGTTATGGATAAAATCCCTGAGTTCCATCTCCAGGATGTCCCGGTCCTTGAAACCATACTTGCTGATATCGGGCAGGGGCAGTCCGTTCCGGACCCCTTTTTTCAGGCGGATGGCCATGACTTCCTTTTCGCTGAAGTCCACCGACAGATAGGTGCCGGGCTGGAAGATGCGCATGCGGCGGATATTGTCCATGGAGATGCGGCTTACCGTCACGTTGGCCGTGCAGCCGTTTTCAAAGATGATCCGGGCATTGGCAATGTCAGTGAGCGGGGTGATGACCGGTGCCCCGACCGTGTGGATGGTCTTGATGGGCGCCTTGATGATGGAGAGAATGATATCGATGTCATGGATCATCAGGTCCAGGATCACATCCACGTCCGTGCCCCGGTTTTTGAAGACCGAGATCCGGTGGGCTTCGATGAAAAGCGGGTTGTGGAGCAGTGGCTGCATTGCCATTACCGCAGGGTTGAACCGCTCCAGGTGCCCCACCTGCAGGACCCGGTCTTTTTTTTCGGCCAGATCGATCAGCTCGTCCGCTTCCTCGACCGTGGTGGTGATCGGTTTTTCCACCAGCACATCGAGGTTGTGCTCCAGGCATGCCATGGCCACCGCATGGTGATGCACCGTGGGTACGACAATGGAGACCGCATCGATCCTGCCGAGCAGGTCAAGATAATCGGTAAACGCCTGAGTTCCACATTCCCTGGCCACCTTTTGGGCCTGGTCCGGATTGACGTCGACCACTCCGACAAGGTCAACATCCTCCATGGCCGCGTATTTCTGGGCATGGAACCGGCCAAGATAACCGACTCCGATTACGCCAACCCTGATCTTTTCCACGCTACGTCCTCGTACTGTCACAAATGTTCACGGTTACCGGTAAACCGTTGACGGTTGGTCTGGTTCCCGCGCACCAGCCGCGTTTGCACGTGCGGCTGAACACTCACGGATTCAGGTTAAATTCCGAGATAGGCTTTTTTGACATCCTCGTTGATCAGGAGAGCGCCGGCATCATCGTGCATGGTTATCCGGCCGGTTTCAAGCACATATCCCCGGTCCGCCACCTTCAATGCCAGGTTGGCGTTCTGTTCCACCAGGAAAATGGTCGTGTTCTGTTCCTCGTTGATTTTCTTGATGATATCAAAAATCTGCCGGGTAACAAGCGGAGCAAGCCCCATGGAAGGTTCATCGAGGAGCAGCAGTTGCGGCCTGGCCATCAGGGCCCGGGAAATGGCGAGCATCTGCTGCTCGCCACCGGAAAGGTTGCCGCCAGGCTGGTTTCTCCGCTTGGCCAGGATGGGGAAGAGGGCGTAGATATACTCAAGATCCTCTTTGATGCCCTGTTTATCCCGGCGCAGAAAAGCACCCATATCCAGGTTTTCCGCCACGGTCAGGTCGGGAAAGATATGGCGACCTTCCGGTACCTGGCAGATGCCAAGGGCCACAATTTTGTCCGGTGGCAGCTCGTGGATGGGCTTGCCCTGGAAAATGATCTCGCCGGTACGGGGCGGAACAATGCCGGAGATGGACATGAGAGTGGTGGACTTGCCGGCCCCGTTGGCCCCGATCAGGGTGATGATCTCGCCCTCCTCCACCGACAGGCTGATGTCGTGCAGGGCCTGGATGTTACCGTAATAGGTGTTGATTTTTTTTAATTCAAGCATCTGTCACGTCCTCTCCAAGATACGCCTTGATCACGTCGGGATTGGTCCGGATCTCTTCCGGGTTGCCTTCTGCGATTTTCTTCCCGTAATCCATAACAAAAATATGGTCCGACAGGCTCATGACCAGCTTCATGTCGTGCTCGATGAGGAGGATGGAGAGGCCATCGTCACGTATCTCCGATATCAGGTCGTCAAGTTCCTTGGTTTCCTGGGGATTCATTCCCGCTGCAGGTTCATCGAGCAGGAGGAGAATGGGCTCCGTGGCCAGGGCCCGGGCGATCTCCAGTCGCCGCTGGGCTCCGTAGGGCAGGTTCTTGGCAAATTCGTTGACCCACGATTCAAGGCCCATCTTTTCCAGGATGGAATAGCTCAGCTCGACGATCTGGCGCTCTTCCTCCCGGGTCCTGCGGTCGCGGAAGATGGCGCCGAGCACCTTGGCCCGGGTCCGGCAATGGCGGGCGATCATGACATTTTCCAGCACGGTCATGTTGGGAAAGAGCCGGATGTTCTGGAAGGTCCGGGCCAGACCCTGCTGGGTTACCTTATTTGGCTTGAGACCGTTGAGCCGCCTGGTTTTCTGGCCGGGCGGAGTCAGGAGCAGGTCGCCGCCGGTGGGTTTGTAGATCCCGGTCAGGCAGTTGAAGAAGGTGGTCTTGCCTGCGCCGTTGGGCCCGATCAGTGCCACGATTTCTCCCTCTCTGACCTGCAGGTCCAGGCTGTCCAGGGCCCGGATACCACCAAAATCCATGGTCAGTCCGGTTACTTCTAGAATCGGTTGTGATGTTGTCATGGTTGGTTTGGTCGACTTACTTGCTGTCATTTATGACAATCCATCCCGGCGTCCACGTCGTCCGGGGGATCTCCATGGGTTGATGCGGCTGGCCAGGGTCCATACCCGGGCAGCCGGGCCGGTTATTTGTCCACAGCCGGTTCGGGTTTGCGCTCCAGGGTGTAGGTGCGCCGGATATTGGCGATGATGCCCTGGGGCCTGAAGACCATCATGATCACCAGCGTCGCACCGAAAACCAGCATCCGGTAATCGGCAAAGGCCCGCAGATACTCGGGCAGCAGGATCAGGACCAGGGCGGCGATGATTACCCCGACAATGGAACCCATGCCGCCGAGCACTACGATGCAGAGGATGATGGCTGATTCAAGAAAGGTGAAGCTGGCCGGATTGACAAAGGTGGTCTTGGCCGCAAAGATCACCCCGACCATGCCGGCCCAGGTCGCTCCCAGGGCAAAGGCGGTCAGCTTGGTGCGGGTTTTGTCGATGCCCATGGCCTGGCAGGCTATCTCGTCTTCCCGCAGGGCGAACCAGGCCCGGCCAATGCGGGAGTTCTGCAGCCGGTTGACCACGAAAATGGTGAAGATCACCATGGCGATCATCAGGTAATAGAGATAGAGAATGGCCGTGTCCAGGGACATCTCGAGGCCGAAAAATCCGGGCCGGGGTATATTTGAGATGCCGCTTGGTCCCTGGGAGAATTCGGTCCAGTTCTCCAGAATGAGGCGGATGATCTCGCCAAAACCCAGGGTGACGATGGCCAGATAGTCACCGCGCAGCCGCAGGACCGGAAAACCAAGCAGGATGCCGAAGGTGGCTGCCAGCATGGCGCCGATGGGAAGCACGGTCCAGAAACCCAGACCAAAATGCATGTTCAGAAGGGCGTAGGAATAGGCGCCCACCGCGTAGAAGGCCACGTAGCCGAGATCCAGAAGCCCGGCCACCCCGACCACGATGTTCAGGCCCAGGCCAAGGACCACGTACATGAGGGCGGTGATCATGATGTTGGTCTGGTAGGTGGAAAAGACCAGGGGAAAGGCAAGGGCGAACAGGGCCGTGCCCACCAGGATCGGCATGTAGATCCTGCGTTCCTGCATGAGCCGCTGGCTCCAGTCT encodes:
- the nagZ gene encoding beta-N-acetylhexosaminidase codes for the protein MVESVFERLPLGQMFMVGFDGCRLEEDHPLREVIERQRVGGVILFDRNVDGRRQNIRSPAQLKGLTASLHDLSPAPLLVAVDQEGGRVCRLKERDGFLPSCTAAELGRHEADPHGPVLAMARELREMGINLNLAPVVDLDIYPENPIIGRHGRSFGADPDLVVAQARAFIQAHHRAGIACALKHFPGHGSSRGDTHLGFVDVTDTWQEKELEPFARLIDHGLADCVMTAHVVNRQLDPDGLPATLSPPVLTGLLRQRLGFDGVIISDDLQMGAISGQWSYREAVQRAVLAGVDLLIVGNNLIRQPDAVAEGILAIEELFDRGRLDVARISRSLERIEKLKKNIQERVHGGKTGNP
- a CDS encoding NINE protein: MEAKQETHNLVVGYILWAFGFLGAHRFYFGRPISGTIYFFTLGLFLIGWLVDLFLIPKMEREAEIRYIPGPIDYNVAWLLLVFLGFFGIHRMYMGKWLTGILYLLTAGLFGIGYIYDMWTLNDQITLINGRAGGGS
- a CDS encoding GGDEF domain-containing protein, with the translated sequence MKPRILIVSRHQKELQAHLGECDVTLTRTGRDGLSLLELPQPFDLILADLELADMEAKEFFRQARNLCRPVFIVLVTKDELARGIEAVNRWDIFSLLPLPCQPDMLELVLERAMAQARLLDREQKMRQRIRELTGVDALTGCYIHTVAETKLDSELARARRYNHHIGLLLCDIDHLQQINEQYGHRAGDRVLTGFAQAAREVTRQELDWICRWDGDCFLIVLPETPIQGARVVADRLRNLFDGFELPEGEPSFRLRATIGVTGFDPRQQEHHPDPASLLRAAEQCLNLAKELGGDQIHLCPKS
- a CDS encoding HP0495 family protein, with amino-acid sequence MQNNSCKPKIDYPCVWQYTVIGMDRQAVRAAVLEHVGDVEISLSDSMVSSGGRYISMKLELTVYSDYQRLRLYEVLAGHPDIKVVL
- the lpxB gene encoding lipid-A-disaccharide synthase, with the protein product MAGCSTADTSRPVMIVTGEASGDMHGARLVEAMRQRRPELSFCGMGGEALERAGVEMLYDAARISVVGLTEIMSHLGDILRARRTLIRAMETRHPALLILIDFPDFNLMLAARARKLGIPIFYYISPQVWAWRSGRVRKIGRLADRIGVILPFEKEFYARRGVEVDFVGHPLVDNVHPSMERSGFLADQGIEESRKIVGLLPGSRYREIDSLLPDFLAAARMLDHRNITFLLPRAPTISRQLLEECGVSRYQGELDIRIIEENRYDLMAACDAAIAASGTVTLELAILGVPTVTCYRLSPRTYQLGRLLIKLDHFSLVNLIGGREIIPELLQDQVTPENIAREIKPLLEDTPRRRTMLAGLTEVRDRLGSPGASERAAEIALQLLEQCVEDRRCVADRRCVEDRRQEQDLKRDDETTPVPLVIDGTLDLHAFRPEDVKEVVCEYLEECRRRDIYQVRIIHGKGKGVLRRIVHSVLEHHEQVAGFRLAGEDGGSWGATLVDLRQGEQRPASAPPDRT
- a CDS encoding Gfo/Idh/MocA family protein → MEKIRVGVIGVGYLGRFHAQKYAAMEDVDLVGVVDVNPDQAQKVARECGTQAFTDYLDLLGRIDAVSIVVPTVHHHAVAMACLEHNLDVLVEKPITTTVEEADELIDLAEKKDRVLQVGHLERFNPAVMAMQPLLHNPLFIEAHRISVFKNRGTDVDVILDLMIHDIDIILSIIKAPIKTIHTVGAPVITPLTDIANARIIFENGCTANVTVSRISMDNIRRMRIFQPGTYLSVDFSEKEVMAIRLKKGVRNGLPLPDISKYGFKDRDILEMELRDFIHNVRDRSRPRVSGHEGRRALAVALQVVAQVNENRARVEEMLGGETDFSGLES
- a CDS encoding ABC transporter ATP-binding protein — encoded protein: MLELKKINTYYGNIQALHDISLSVEEGEIITLIGANGAGKSTTLMSISGIVPPRTGEIIFQGKPIHELPPDKIVALGICQVPEGRHIFPDLTVAENLDMGAFLRRDKQGIKEDLEYIYALFPILAKRRNQPGGNLSGGEQQMLAISRALMARPQLLLLDEPSMGLAPLVTRQIFDIIKKINEEQNTTIFLVEQNANLALKVADRGYVLETGRITMHDDAGALLINEDVKKAYLGI
- a CDS encoding ABC transporter ATP-binding protein; the protein is MTTSQPILEVTGLTMDFGGIRALDSLDLQVREGEIVALIGPNGAGKTTFFNCLTGIYKPTGGDLLLTPPGQKTRRLNGLKPNKVTQQGLARTFQNIRLFPNMTVLENVMIARHCRTRAKVLGAIFRDRRTREEERQIVELSYSILEKMGLESWVNEFAKNLPYGAQRRLEIARALATEPILLLLDEPAAGMNPQETKELDDLISEIRDDGLSILLIEHDMKLVMSLSDHIFVMDYGKKIAEGNPEEIRTNPDVIKAYLGEDVTDA
- a CDS encoding ABC transporter permease subunit; the encoded protein is MLTVKDFRNALLVALWFVFLTFPIMVIKINPYERTIIWRWHNLVWVGIGSFVLYLISRIYLQRKKARQQRIRQGLETERIDWSQRLMQERRIYMPILVGTALFALAFPLVFSTYQTNIMITALMYVVLGLGLNIVVGVAGLLDLGYVAFYAVGAYSYALLNMHFGLGFWTVLPIGAMLAATFGILLGFPVLRLRGDYLAIVTLGFGEIIRLILENWTEFSQGPSGISNIPRPGFFGLEMSLDTAILYLYYLMIAMVIFTIFVVNRLQNSRIGRAWFALREDEIACQAMGIDKTRTKLTAFALGATWAGMVGVIFAAKTTFVNPASFTFLESAIILCIVVLGGMGSIVGVIIAALVLILLPEYLRAFADYRMLVFGATLVIMMVFRPQGIIANIRRTYTLERKPEPAVDK